The following proteins are co-located in the Gloeocapsa sp. PCC 7428 genome:
- a CDS encoding NAD(P) transhydrogenase subunit alpha, translated as MTEALLAALFVFVLASFTGFEVINKVPPTLHTPLMSGANAISGIAVIGAILVSGANEGSVSVILGLIAVVLATINVVGGFLVTDRMLQMFKKKEVKA; from the coding sequence ATGACAGAAGCATTACTTGCCGCTTTGTTTGTATTTGTTTTGGCATCTTTTACGGGATTTGAAGTTATTAATAAAGTCCCACCCACACTACATACGCCTTTGATGTCTGGCGCGAATGCGATTTCAGGCATTGCGGTAATCGGCGCGATTCTAGTTTCAGGTGCCAATGAAGGAAGCGTATCAGTCATTTTAGGCTTAATCGCCGTTGTGCTAGCAACCATCAACGTTGTAGGTGGTTTTCTAGTAACAGATCGGATGTTGCAAATGTTTAAGAAAAAAGAGGTGAAAGCGTGA
- a CDS encoding DUF2808 domain-containing protein, which yields MVATKVSMRRVISALAVTGCLIAGFPVVSLAQSLPGFTIFSGVRRENQLPFRLDFGGQANGWDRYRLRIPGNRLNLAAAQFTVTYPENYRGKFDTDRIEVRVRGKSVPLQEVRWDQENRVVEIFPVEPVPANTRTEIVFSNVRNPTFGGMYYFNCQIQTPGDVPLLRYVGTWILSIT from the coding sequence ATGGTAGCCACAAAAGTATCTATGCGTCGTGTAATTTCTGCTTTAGCCGTTACTGGTTGTTTAATTGCTGGGTTCCCTGTTGTTTCCCTTGCCCAGTCCTTGCCTGGTTTTACAATATTTAGCGGCGTCAGACGCGAGAACCAGTTGCCTTTTCGCCTAGATTTTGGTGGACAAGCTAATGGCTGGGATCGCTATCGTTTGCGCATTCCAGGAAATAGACTAAATTTGGCTGCTGCTCAATTTACAGTTACTTATCCTGAAAACTATCGCGGCAAGTTTGACACAGACCGAATTGAAGTTCGTGTTAGAGGAAAAAGTGTACCACTACAAGAAGTAAGATGGGATCAAGAAAACCGCGTCGTGGAAATCTTCCCAGTTGAACCTGTACCAGCTAATACGCGTACTGAAATTGTCTTCTCTAATGTCAGAAATCCTACGTTTGGTGGAATGTACTATTTCAACTGCCAAATTCAAACGCCTGGTGATGTCCCGCTGCTACGCTATGTAGGCACGTGGATTTTGAGTATCACCTAG
- a CDS encoding DUF3800 domain-containing protein, whose translation MKLQYSEFALYLDDSGSPKPNPKDQCPFFGMGGVLINRGHEQIIEALVLEFKQRWNIAVDIPLHGSEIRSKKNNYDWLGNLSEVEYQQFMEDLTNTIVRCPIIVHACVISRHGYLKRYLEKYGEDTWEMMKSAFTILVERAAKYVAAKNGTLMVYFEAAGKREDRLIKSYFNELRSQGHPFDTIRANKYFPLSANDFSSLLRGIDSKKKSNAVMQIADLCLYPVVTSKTNPNNQAFLSLKKAKLLVDCDLELSLVDSLGVKYYCFDDYP comes from the coding sequence ATGAAATTACAGTACAGTGAATTTGCTTTATACCTCGATGATTCAGGTAGTCCTAAACCTAATCCAAAAGACCAGTGTCCTTTTTTTGGGATGGGTGGTGTTTTAATAAATAGAGGTCACGAACAGATTATTGAAGCATTAGTGTTAGAGTTTAAACAGCGTTGGAATATTGCTGTAGATATACCTTTGCACGGGAGTGAAATACGTTCTAAAAAGAACAATTATGATTGGTTAGGAAATCTTTCAGAAGTAGAGTATCAACAATTCATGGAGGATTTAACTAATACAATCGTTCGTTGCCCTATTATTGTTCATGCCTGTGTTATATCTCGTCATGGTTATCTGAAACGCTACTTAGAAAAATATGGCGAGGATACATGGGAGATGATGAAAAGTGCATTCACTATTTTAGTGGAACGTGCAGCTAAGTACGTAGCTGCCAAAAATGGTACATTAATGGTTTATTTTGAAGCTGCTGGAAAAAGAGAAGATAGACTAATCAAATCCTACTTTAATGAATTGCGCTCTCAAGGACACCCTTTTGATACTATTCGAGCAAATAAATATTTTCCGCTATCTGCTAACGACTTTTCATCTCTACTGCGTGGAATCGATAGCAAGAAAAAGAGTAATGCAGTGATGCAAATTGCTGACTTATGCTTATATCCGGTTGTTACTAGTAAAACCAATCCAAATAACCAAGCGTTTTTAAGCCTTAAAAAGGCTAAGTTGCTAGTTGATTGTGACTTAGAACTTAGTCTTGTAGATAGTTTAGGAGTTAAATATTACTGCTTTGATGATTACCCCTAA
- the rpmH gene encoding 50S ribosomal protein L34 — MMKRTLEGTNRKRKRTSGFRARMRTPDGQNVIKARRRKGRHRLTV, encoded by the coding sequence ATTATGAAGCGCACTTTAGAAGGTACTAACCGCAAACGAAAAAGAACCTCTGGTTTCCGCGCTCGGATGCGGACTCCAGATGGACAAAATGTCATAAAAGCCCGTAGAAGAAAAGGACGTCATCGGTTAACGGTTTAG
- a CDS encoding NAD(P)(+) transhydrogenase (Re/Si-specific) subunit beta has translation MSDFLPTGIQLTYLVAASLFIVGLKKLGSPATARQGNFLAAVGMLLAVVATLLDRQVLSYEMILVGLAVGSLIGAIAAQKVAMTAMPQMVGLLNGLGGAASALVAVAEFWRLMGTSQAIPLDANISMLLDVFIGGVTFTGSMIAFAKLQGLISGSPVTFPLQQPINALLLVGFVVGSGYLLVSPENLPIFLAVAGISLLLGVLFVLPIGGGDMPVVISLLNSLSGLAASAAGFVVMNNMLIIAGALVGASGLILTQIMCKAMNRSLGSVLFGSFGKAGVSGGSGTEDKTVHSIDPEEGAMMLGYARSVVIVPGYGMAVAQAQHSVRELADQLEKMGVEVKYAIHPVAGRMPGHMNVLLAEANVPYPQLYDMDDINPQFEQTDVALVIGANDVVNPAARSDAASPIYGMPILEVDRAKHTIVIKRGMSTGFAGVDNDLFYKDKTMMLFGSAKDVVAKLVSEVKQL, from the coding sequence GTGAGTGACTTTCTACCAACAGGAATTCAGTTAACTTATTTAGTCGCGGCTTCGTTATTTATTGTCGGTTTAAAGAAATTAGGTTCGCCTGCTACCGCGCGTCAAGGTAATTTCTTAGCAGCAGTCGGGATGTTGCTTGCTGTTGTGGCAACGCTGCTCGATCGGCAGGTACTAAGCTATGAAATGATTTTAGTCGGCTTGGCAGTTGGTTCGTTAATTGGGGCGATCGCGGCGCAAAAAGTAGCAATGACCGCAATGCCACAAATGGTAGGCTTATTAAACGGACTCGGTGGCGCGGCTTCTGCGCTTGTCGCCGTTGCTGAGTTTTGGCGATTAATGGGAACGTCGCAAGCAATCCCCCTCGATGCCAATATATCGATGCTATTAGATGTGTTTATCGGTGGCGTCACGTTTACTGGCAGTATGATTGCCTTTGCTAAGTTGCAAGGTTTAATCAGCGGTTCCCCTGTCACATTTCCCCTACAGCAACCGATTAATGCCTTACTTTTAGTTGGTTTTGTTGTTGGTAGCGGGTATTTATTAGTCTCCCCTGAAAATCTACCCATCTTCTTAGCAGTAGCGGGTATTTCCTTACTCCTTGGCGTATTATTCGTTCTCCCAATTGGTGGCGGCGATATGCCAGTTGTCATTTCGCTGTTGAACTCGTTATCCGGTTTAGCGGCGAGTGCAGCTGGTTTTGTCGTGATGAATAATATGCTGATCATCGCGGGTGCTTTGGTAGGTGCATCTGGGTTAATTTTGACGCAGATCATGTGCAAGGCAATGAACCGCTCATTGGGAAGCGTTTTATTTGGCTCGTTTGGTAAGGCGGGTGTCTCTGGTGGTAGTGGGACAGAAGATAAAACTGTCCACAGCATTGATCCCGAAGAAGGCGCAATGATGCTGGGTTATGCGCGATCGGTGGTGATTGTTCCTGGCTACGGTATGGCAGTCGCGCAAGCACAGCATAGCGTTCGCGAATTGGCAGATCAACTCGAAAAAATGGGCGTGGAGGTTAAGTATGCAATTCACCCCGTTGCAGGAAGAATGCCAGGGCATATGAATGTGTTGCTTGCCGAAGCGAACGTACCGTATCCGCAGTTGTACGACATGGACGATATCAATCCCCAGTTTGAGCAAACTGATGTCGCGTTGGTAATTGGGGCAAATGATGTCGTGAATCCCGCAGCGCGTAGCGATGCTGCTAGCCCAATTTATGGAATGCCCATTTTGGAAGTCGATCGCGCTAAGCACACAATCGTGATTAAACGGGGAATGAGTACCGGCTTTGCTGGAGTAGATAACGATCTATTTTACAAAGATAAAACGATGATGCTCTTTGGCAGTGCGAAAGATGTGGTAGCGAAGTTGGTTTCTGAAGTGAAGCAGCTATAA
- the yidC gene encoding membrane protein insertase YidC → MDFGIGFLSNNVMLPILDFFYGIVPSYGLAIVALTLVIRFALYPLSAGSIRNMRRTRITQPLMQKRVKEIQERHKDNPAKLQEEMSAVYKEFGNPLSGCLPVLLQMPVLFALFATLRGSPFSDVNYTVNLQILPQEQIERIQPKAFATSPQNIYIADGEHYRISAILPSGNNLAVGEKTKLEFQTVEGKPLQELVAEHPESSITPHWKIAKGQERVQIDEAGNITALQPGDATIQGTIPGIASEKGFLFIDALGRVGAFDPDGTIHWDIVAMVIGFGLSLYLNQVLSGQGASGNPQQDTVNKITPVIFSGMFLFFPLPAGVLMYMLIANIFQTLQTFVVSREPLPENLQKIVAASEPKESEAKGRESLPFEPGRSKKKASG, encoded by the coding sequence ATGGATTTTGGTATCGGGTTTCTTTCTAACAACGTAATGCTGCCGATCCTGGATTTCTTCTATGGGATCGTGCCAAGCTATGGATTAGCGATCGTGGCGTTAACACTCGTCATTCGCTTTGCACTCTACCCTCTCAGTGCTGGCTCGATTCGCAATATGCGGCGCACGCGAATCACGCAACCTTTAATGCAAAAGCGGGTAAAAGAAATTCAGGAGCGCCACAAAGACAATCCTGCCAAGTTGCAGGAAGAAATGAGCGCGGTATACAAAGAATTTGGTAATCCACTGTCTGGGTGCTTACCCGTACTGCTGCAAATGCCAGTATTATTTGCTTTATTCGCCACGCTACGCGGCTCGCCGTTTTCGGATGTCAACTATACTGTCAACCTGCAAATCCTGCCTCAGGAACAAATCGAACGGATTCAACCAAAAGCCTTTGCGACTTCACCGCAAAACATCTACATTGCAGATGGCGAACATTACCGCATTAGCGCGATTCTTCCTAGCGGTAACAATTTAGCAGTCGGCGAAAAAACAAAGCTCGAATTTCAAACCGTAGAAGGCAAGCCACTGCAAGAGTTGGTCGCCGAGCATCCAGAATCGAGTATTACACCCCACTGGAAGATCGCAAAAGGTCAAGAGCGGGTACAAATCGACGAAGCAGGCAATATTACAGCATTGCAACCAGGTGACGCAACAATTCAAGGGACAATTCCTGGAATTGCGTCTGAGAAAGGCTTTCTGTTCATTGATGCTTTAGGGAGAGTAGGCGCTTTTGATCCCGATGGCACAATCCACTGGGATATTGTGGCGATGGTGATTGGCTTTGGTTTAAGCTTGTACCTCAACCAAGTACTTTCCGGTCAAGGTGCCTCAGGTAATCCCCAACAGGACACAGTTAACAAAATCACTCCGGTCATTTTTTCAGGGATGTTTTTGTTTTTCCCCCTACCTGCGGGAGTCCTGATGTATATGCTCATTGCTAATATCTTCCAAACGTTGCAGACATTTGTCGTGTCCCGCGAACCTCTGCCAGAAAACCTGCAAAAAATTGTAGCGGCATCCGAACCAAAAGAATCAGAAGCCAAAGGACGTGAATCACTTCCTTTCGAGCCAGGACGTTCTAAGAAAAAAGCTTCAGGGTAA
- a CDS encoding Re/Si-specific NAD(P)(+) transhydrogenase subunit alpha: protein MRLAVAKEIEVGERRVALVPDTVARLVKQGIEVWVEAGAGESAFFTDTDYETAGAKIINDTDTLWRETDVLLKVGIPKEREDGRLEIDLLREGAVIVSFLNPLGEPAIAQRLAQKQITALSMEMIPRTTRAQSMDALSSQASIAGYKAVLIAAAALPKYFPMLTTAAGTIAPAKVFIMGAGVAGLQAIATARRLGAVVEAFDIRPAVKEEVQSLGAKFVEVQLNEDTVADGGYAKEVSEAAKQRTQEVVAEHIKQSDVVITTAQVPGKKAPLLVTEDMVANMKPGSVIVDLAAEQGGNCACTEPGKDVQRNGVTIIGPINLPSSMPVHASQLYSKNLVSLVQLLIKDGNLDVNFADDIVSAACITHAGEICNQRVKEALATLSSATAG, encoded by the coding sequence ATGAGACTAGCAGTTGCAAAAGAAATTGAAGTTGGCGAGCGTCGTGTTGCTTTAGTACCGGATACTGTCGCCCGATTAGTTAAACAAGGAATTGAAGTATGGGTAGAAGCAGGTGCGGGAGAAAGCGCCTTTTTCACAGATACGGATTATGAAACCGCAGGTGCAAAAATCATTAACGACACAGACACTTTATGGCGAGAAACTGATGTTCTCCTCAAAGTAGGAATACCCAAAGAGCGCGAAGACGGACGCTTGGAGATAGATTTATTGCGTGAGGGCGCAGTTATAGTTAGCTTCTTAAATCCGTTAGGCGAACCCGCGATCGCCCAGCGTTTGGCACAAAAACAAATTACCGCGCTGAGTATGGAAATGATCCCGCGCACAACTAGAGCGCAAAGCATGGATGCATTATCATCACAGGCATCGATTGCGGGATACAAAGCCGTATTAATTGCCGCAGCAGCACTACCAAAATACTTTCCGATGCTGACAACAGCCGCAGGGACAATCGCGCCAGCTAAAGTATTTATCATGGGTGCGGGAGTTGCAGGGTTACAGGCGATCGCCACCGCCAGACGCTTGGGCGCTGTCGTAGAAGCTTTTGATATTCGCCCTGCGGTGAAAGAAGAAGTTCAAAGCTTAGGAGCGAAATTTGTCGAAGTACAACTTAACGAAGATACTGTAGCGGATGGCGGATACGCGAAAGAAGTGTCAGAAGCCGCTAAGCAGCGGACGCAAGAAGTTGTCGCCGAACACATCAAGCAATCTGACGTTGTGATTACAACCGCACAAGTTCCTGGCAAAAAAGCCCCGCTACTCGTGACGGAAGACATGGTGGCGAACATGAAACCAGGTTCAGTGATTGTCGATCTTGCCGCTGAACAAGGTGGAAACTGTGCTTGTACCGAACCAGGTAAAGACGTGCAGCGCAATGGCGTAACAATTATTGGTCCTATCAATTTACCTTCATCGATGCCCGTTCACGCCAGTCAACTGTATTCTAAAAACCTTGTTTCACTTGTTCAACTGCTGATCAAAGATGGCAACCTAGACGTAAATTTTGCAGACGATATTGTGAGTGCTGCTTGTATTACACACGCGGGTGAAATTTGCAATCAACGTGTAAAAGAAGCTTTGGCAACGTTGAGTAGTGCAACAGCTGGATAA
- the rnpA gene encoding ribonuclease P protein component gives MALHKANRLQSRHDFRAVFREGIRRNGSHITLRALQRKAKHTANTASGDLQPSELLEVPTRLGISVSTKVSKRAVIRNRIKRQVRAAFRNLLPRIAPGWLLVVIIHPSAVQAQCDYGQFLQELEQLLTEAEVIDGHS, from the coding sequence GTGGCTTTACATAAAGCAAATCGACTGCAAAGTCGGCACGATTTCCGAGCCGTGTTTCGGGAAGGAATCCGCCGTAATGGTTCGCACATAACGCTTAGAGCCTTACAGCGGAAAGCTAAGCATACTGCTAACACTGCTAGTGGAGATCTCCAGCCATCTGAGTTATTAGAAGTACCAACACGTCTTGGTATTTCAGTCAGCACAAAAGTGAGTAAACGCGCTGTCATTCGCAATCGGATTAAGCGTCAGGTTCGAGCAGCTTTCCGAAATTTATTACCGCGAATCGCGCCTGGATGGTTACTGGTGGTGATTATACACCCGTCAGCGGTACAAGCTCAGTGCGATTACGGTCAATTTCTGCAAGAATTAGAGCAGTTGTTGACCGAAGCTGAGGTGATAGATGGGCATTCGTGA
- a CDS encoding R3H domain-containing nucleic acid-binding protein, which translates to MQRGQVWLESLLQLMGVSPSVEAHLEANQIEGAGEPDNYWLTIDNTKLTPEQIEILIGSEGSVLDAIQYLANATLNLNQSPADQASYTVELDGYRVRRQAEVQAIAQAAAEQVRASGQEVEIKSLSSAERRQVHTFLKTFPDLETFSKGKEPHRHLVVRQLQ; encoded by the coding sequence ATGCAGCGAGGTCAAGTGTGGCTAGAATCGCTGCTTCAGCTGATGGGTGTGTCTCCGAGTGTGGAGGCACACTTAGAAGCAAATCAAATCGAAGGTGCGGGAGAGCCAGATAACTACTGGTTGACGATTGATAATACAAAACTCACACCAGAACAGATAGAAATTCTTATTGGTTCAGAAGGCAGTGTACTTGATGCAATTCAATACTTAGCGAATGCAACGCTTAACTTGAACCAATCGCCAGCCGACCAAGCATCATACACCGTTGAGTTAGACGGTTATCGCGTACGTCGTCAAGCAGAAGTGCAAGCGATCGCCCAAGCAGCAGCTGAACAAGTCCGCGCTTCAGGGCAAGAAGTCGAAATCAAATCGCTCTCATCAGCAGAGCGCCGTCAAGTTCATACGTTCTTGAAAACTTTTCCAGATTTAGAAACCTTTAGTAAAGGTAAGGAGCCACACCGACATTTAGTAGTGCGCCAGCTGCAATAG
- a CDS encoding PH domain-containing protein: MGIREDVFFEGGPHIGDLIINLLIGLTLIGLPLTVGAIVRALWLRYRITSRRITVTGGWQGRDRTDVIYAEIVKIVKVPRGVGLWGDMVLTLRDGSRLELRAVPKFREIYDYINEQVAAKKVGAA, from the coding sequence ATGGGCATTCGTGAGGACGTATTTTTTGAAGGCGGACCGCATATTGGGGATCTTATTATTAATTTACTCATTGGATTAACGTTAATTGGTCTACCGCTAACAGTTGGAGCGATTGTCCGCGCCTTGTGGCTGCGCTATCGCATTACAAGTCGGCGCATTACGGTAACGGGAGGGTGGCAAGGACGCGATCGCACTGATGTAATTTATGCGGAAATAGTTAAAATTGTTAAAGTTCCCAGAGGTGTCGGCTTGTGGGGAGATATGGTACTCACGCTCAGAGACGGTAGCCGTTTAGAATTACGCGCGGTTCCCAAGTTTCGCGAGATTTACGACTATATCAACGAGCAAGTCGCTGCCAAGAAAGTAGGTGCAGCATAG